A single genomic interval of Streptomyces sp. NBC_00663 harbors:
- a CDS encoding EamA family transporter has translation MNRTATVLLTALAPVSWGTTYAVTTEFLPADRPLFTGLMRALPAGLVLLALARVLPRGIWWGKATVLGALNIGAFFPLLFLSAYRLPGGMAAVVGSVGPLFVVGLSAVLLGQRPTTRSVLTGVVAAFGVSLVVLKAAGALDPVGVLAALASAASMSTGTVLTKRWGRPEGVGPLALTAWQLTAGGLLIAPLAFLVEGAPPALDGRAIGGYLYLALANTAVAYWLWFRGIGRLTATQVTFLGPLSPLTAAVVGWAALGQALTPLQLAGMALAFGATVAGQLRQRPPATPARSFSFTEKNARKDSMDVTGVALRR, from the coding sequence GTGAACCGCACCGCGACCGTCCTGCTCACCGCCCTCGCCCCCGTCTCCTGGGGCACCACCTACGCCGTCACCACCGAGTTCCTCCCGGCCGACCGCCCCCTGTTCACCGGTCTGATGCGGGCCCTGCCGGCCGGTCTGGTCCTGCTGGCCCTCGCCCGGGTGCTGCCGCGCGGCATCTGGTGGGGGAAGGCCACGGTGCTCGGCGCGCTGAACATCGGCGCCTTCTTCCCGCTGCTGTTCCTGTCGGCGTACCGGTTGCCGGGCGGGATGGCGGCGGTCGTCGGGTCGGTCGGGCCGCTGTTCGTGGTGGGTCTGTCGGCGGTGCTGCTGGGGCAGCGGCCCACGACCCGGAGCGTGCTCACCGGAGTGGTGGCCGCGTTCGGCGTGAGTCTCGTCGTACTGAAGGCGGCCGGGGCCCTCGACCCGGTCGGCGTCCTGGCGGCGCTCGCCTCCGCCGCCTCCATGTCCACCGGCACCGTCCTCACCAAGCGCTGGGGCCGTCCGGAAGGGGTGGGCCCGCTGGCGCTCACCGCCTGGCAGCTGACCGCGGGCGGGCTGCTCATCGCGCCCCTCGCCTTCCTCGTCGAGGGCGCCCCGCCCGCGCTGGACGGGCGGGCGATCGGCGGCTACCTCTACCTCGCGCTCGCCAACACGGCCGTCGCGTACTGGCTCTGGTTCCGCGGCATCGGCCGGCTCACCGCCACCCAGGTCACCTTCCTCGGCCCGCTCTCCCCGCTGACCGCCGCGGTCGTCGGCTGGGCGGCGCTCGGCCAGGCGCTGACGCCGCTCCAACTGGCGGGCATGGCGCTGGCGTTCGGCGCGACGGTGGCCGGCCAGCTCCGGCAGCGGCCCCCCGCCACCCCGGCCCGATCGTTCAGTTTTACTGAAAAGAACGCTCGGAAAGATTCGATGGACGTGACAGGTGTGGCGCTGCGACGGTAG
- a CDS encoding DMT family transporter produces the protein MPDVLERTPTRTTPRAAQTAALGVACAALATVVWSGSFVTSRALHDSVPPVQQAFWRWIVALVAVAPFGARQAWRQRALIRRRLGFVVLASLLGVTVYNTLVNQAGLTTPAATMGLIMAASPVLMAVLERASGVRLGRRRVTGLLVACSGVLLLMGGGAGFAAGDLWMIGAACCFAGYSALLRRRPAELGGAAFLFTTFLVGAGLLLPAQGVSLAVQGGFTPTTATVLPLLYVGVASSAVAFFAWNKAIALVGAARAGVVYYLQPVCVALLSWAVLGETFGPVQVLCLALILGGVMWGAAARHA, from the coding sequence GTGCCCGACGTCCTCGAAAGGACCCCCACCCGTACGACCCCGAGGGCCGCGCAGACCGCCGCCCTCGGGGTCGCCTGCGCCGCCCTCGCGACCGTCGTCTGGTCCGGCAGCTTCGTCACCTCCCGTGCCCTGCACGACAGCGTCCCGCCGGTCCAGCAGGCGTTCTGGCGCTGGATCGTCGCGCTCGTGGCGGTCGCCCCGTTCGGGGCGCGGCAGGCCTGGCGGCAGCGGGCGCTGATCCGGCGCCGGCTCGGTTTCGTCGTCCTCGCCTCGCTCCTCGGCGTCACCGTCTACAACACCCTGGTGAACCAGGCCGGGTTGACCACCCCCGCCGCCACCATGGGCCTGATCATGGCCGCGTCGCCGGTGCTGATGGCGGTCCTGGAGCGGGCGTCCGGGGTACGGCTGGGGCGGCGCCGGGTCACCGGGCTGCTCGTCGCCTGCTCCGGGGTGCTGTTGCTGATGGGCGGCGGCGCCGGGTTCGCGGCCGGGGACCTGTGGATGATCGGCGCGGCCTGCTGCTTCGCCGGGTACAGCGCGCTGTTGCGGCGCAGGCCCGCCGAACTCGGGGGCGCCGCTTTCCTGTTCACCACGTTTCTCGTCGGTGCCGGGCTGCTGCTCCCGGCGCAGGGGGTGAGTCTGGCGGTCCAGGGGGGCTTCACCCCGACGACCGCGACCGTGCTGCCGCTGCTCTACGTGGGGGTCGCCTCCTCCGCCGTCGCCTTCTTCGCCTGGAACAAGGCGATCGCCCTGGTCGGCGCGGCCCGGGCCGGAGTCGTCTACTACCTCCAGCCGGTGTGTGTGGCCCTGCTGTCCTGGGCGGTGCTCGGCGAGACGTTCGGGCCGGTGCAGGTGCTGTGCCTGGCGCTGATCCTCGGCGGGGTGATGTGGGGCGCCGCCGCCCGGCATGCGTAG
- a CDS encoding LysR family transcriptional regulator — MAEWDIRKLHILRTLREQGTVTATAEALRMTPSAVSQQLTNLAKQVGVPLLEAQGRRVRLTDAARLVLRHAEAVFEQLERADAELAAHVRGEVGEVRVGAFSTAVPALVVPAVRALRVSSPGVSVRVRETEAGEAYELLAAGEVDLALSLAAQAPVVGDGRFTRVELLADPLDVALPPGHEWADVEGLRLADLAGESWIFGGSGPWSDITRGACEAAGFTPRQGHSAAGWTAILAMVEAGMGVALVPRTAAVGRGGVVLRELTVDRPVRHVVAAVRRGSEADVVVRRVMAALEGVAAGVR, encoded by the coding sequence ATGGCTGAGTGGGACATCCGGAAACTGCACATCCTGCGGACCCTGCGGGAGCAGGGCACCGTGACCGCGACGGCCGAGGCGTTGCGGATGACGCCGTCCGCGGTGTCGCAGCAGCTGACGAATCTGGCGAAGCAGGTGGGGGTGCCGCTCCTGGAGGCGCAGGGGCGGCGGGTACGGCTCACCGACGCGGCCCGCCTGGTGCTGCGGCACGCCGAGGCGGTGTTCGAGCAACTGGAGCGGGCGGACGCGGAGTTGGCGGCGCATGTGCGGGGTGAGGTGGGCGAGGTGCGGGTCGGTGCGTTCTCGACCGCGGTGCCCGCGCTGGTCGTACCCGCCGTACGGGCGCTGCGGGTTTCGTCTCCCGGGGTGAGCGTGCGGGTGCGGGAGACGGAGGCGGGGGAGGCGTACGAGCTGCTGGCCGCCGGGGAGGTCGACCTCGCGCTGTCGCTGGCCGCGCAGGCGCCGGTGGTGGGGGACGGGCGGTTCACGCGGGTGGAGCTGCTGGCGGACCCGTTGGATGTCGCGCTGCCGCCGGGGCACGAGTGGGCGGACGTCGAGGGGCTGCGGCTGGCCGATCTCGCCGGGGAATCGTGGATCTTCGGGGGCAGCGGGCCGTGGTCGGACATCACGCGGGGGGCGTGCGAGGCGGCCGGGTTCACGCCGCGGCAGGGGCATTCCGCGGCCGGGTGGACGGCGATCCTGGCGATGGTGGAGGCCGGGATGGGGGTGGCGCTGGTCCCGCGGACGGCCGCGGTGGGGAGGGGCGGGGTGGTGCTGCGGGAACTGACGGTGGACCGCCCGGTCCGGCACGTGGTCGCGGCGGTACGGAGGGGGAGCGAGGCGGATGTTGTGGTGAGGCGGGTGATGGCGGCGTTGGAGGGGGTTGCCGCGGGGGTGCGCTGA